GATTTTCCACTTCCACTTACACCAGTGATGACTACAAACTTATTTTTTGGAATTTCAATATCTATATTTTTCAAATTGTGCTCTCGAGCCCCTTTAATAACTATCTTATCCAACATATAATTTTCACCTCATTTTTATATTTTTTCTTCTCTCAATTAAATATTATACACTATTTTTATCAGAATTAATATATAAGTATATGATAAATATTTTTATAAAAAAATTTATAAAAATATATATAAAATTATTTTTTAAAATATAAAACTATTAAAAATTAAAAACTTTACAAAAATAAAACGAAATGTTTTTTTTTGTTTTATTTAAATATAAAAAAATGGAGAAAAATATGAAAATATTGAAAAAAATAAAAAAAAATATTAGAATTTACAAAAGAAATATGTAGAATTTGTTACAAAAGTAGGAAAGATTTTGGGAGATAGTATGAAAAAGTATACTCTAGATTCATTGGAAAAATTAGGTTATAAAAAGTTTATAAAAATAGGATTAGATCTGTTTAGTATTATATTGGGAGTTGAAGGGGCTTTTCTTTTAAAATATGGGTTAGAGCAGAAAAAATATTTCAATATAGAGTATTTAATGGCGTATGGAATAGCTTTTGTTTTTTTTTATAAATGGAATGATTTGGAGTGTAAAAGTTGGAGATATGTAAATAGTTATGATATACTTGAGATTTTAAAAACTAATTTATGGATAAATGGGTTAGCTAATATAGTGATTTTTTCGATGAATGGAAGGATAGTTTTTTCTCTTGCTTTAATAATAATGTTCATCTCTGTAGAGATTCAGATGTTGGGAAGATTATATTTTAGGATAAAAAGATTTAGAAGGGATGAGGGAATACAGGGTAAGAAAGAGAATATAATAATATATGGTGCAGGAGAAGCTGGAATTACAATAGCTAAAGAGCATCTTACTAATCCTGATTTTCCATACAATGTAATTGGATTTATAGATGATGATAAAAAGAAAATAGGAACAATCATATATAATATAAGAGTCTTAGGGGATAGAGGAGATTTAAATTTTATATTATCAAAGGAAAAAATAGATAAGATATTTTTAGCAATGCCCTCTATAGATAGTGAAAAGCTAAAAAAGATAATAAGAGAATTAAAATTACAGGAAAAAGTGGAGATAAAAATCTTGCCAACAGTGTCAGAATTATTTTTAGATAAATCAATGACCTCTCAAGTTAGGAAGATAAAGATAGAGGATCTATTAGATAGAGAAGAGATTAAAATAAATAGTGGGAATATAAAAAAAGTAATAGAAAATAAGGTTGTATTTATTACTGGTGGAGCTGGAAGTATAGGCTCTGAGTTGGCTAGACAGATTTCTAAGTTTAATCCTAAGCAACTTATCAATATTGATGTGAATGAGAATGATCTCTATTTTTTAGACTTGGAGTTAAGAAGAAAGTATCCAGATTTAAATTTGGTATCAGAAATATGTAATATCAGAGAGAAAAAAAAGTTAGAATTTTTATTTGATAAATATAGACCAGATATTCTATTCCATGCGGCAGCTCATAAGCATGTTCCATTGATGGAACACAATCCTGAAGAGGCTATAAAAAATAATATATTTGGGACTAAAAATTTAGTAGAGTGTGCAGAGAGATATGAGGTAGAGAGAGTAGTTCTTATTTCAACTGATAAAGCAGTAAATCCTACTAATATAATGGGAGCTACTAAAAGAGCTTGTGAGCTTATAATAAAAGATATGAATAAAAGATCTAAGAAGACAAAGTATATGGCAGTAAGATTTGGAAATGTACTGGGAAGTAATGGTTCTGTTGTACCAATATTCAAAAAATTAATAGAGGAAGGGAAAAATATAACTCTAACTCATCCAGATATAACTAGATATTTTATGACAATATCAGAAGCAGCCCAACTTGTTATAGAGGCAGGAAGTATGGGAAATGGCGGAGAGATATTTATACTGGATATGGGAAAACCAATAAAGATATATGATTTAGCAAAAACTATGCTAAAATTATCTAACTCAGAGGTAGGAATAGATATTGTTGGGTTAAGACCGGGAGAAAAACTATATGAAGAGTTATTGTATGATACGAGTATAGCAACAAAGACAGAGAATAAAAAAATATTTATAACTCCAATAGTAGATGGGCATGTAGATGTAAATGAATATTATGAAAAACTTGAAAAAGCTTTAGAGAATCCAAAGGGGGAGGAAATAAAGAAAATAATGAAAAATTTAGTAATTTCCTATAAGGAAGTCGAATATAATTAGGGAGTAGAGATATGAAAAAAAATAAAGTAATAAATTTATCAGTTCCAAATTTATCAGTGGAGCCTATCTTAGAGAACTTAAGAGAGTGCTTAGAGAGTGGATGGGTTTCTACTGGAGGAAGATTTATATCAGAGTTTGAAAATAAGGTAGCTAAATATGTGGGAGTAGATGAAGCTGTAGGGGTTCAAAGTGGAACAGCAGGATTACAGCTAGCTTTAAGAGTTTTAGGAGTAAAGAGTGGTGAGGAGGTAATAGCACCAACTTTGACATTTATAGCGGCAGTAAATCCCATTACATATTTAGGAGCAGAGCCTGTATTTATATATTGTGATAACACT
This is a stretch of genomic DNA from Candidatus Fusobacterium pullicola. It encodes these proteins:
- a CDS encoding polysaccharide biosynthesis protein, producing the protein MKKYTLDSLEKLGYKKFIKIGLDLFSIILGVEGAFLLKYGLEQKKYFNIEYLMAYGIAFVFFYKWNDLECKSWRYVNSYDILEILKTNLWINGLANIVIFSMNGRIVFSLALIIMFISVEIQMLGRLYFRIKRFRRDEGIQGKKENIIIYGAGEAGITIAKEHLTNPDFPYNVIGFIDDDKKKIGTIIYNIRVLGDRGDLNFILSKEKIDKIFLAMPSIDSEKLKKIIRELKLQEKVEIKILPTVSELFLDKSMTSQVRKIKIEDLLDREEIKINSGNIKKVIENKVVFITGGAGSIGSELARQISKFNPKQLINIDVNENDLYFLDLELRRKYPDLNLVSEICNIREKKKLEFLFDKYRPDILFHAAAHKHVPLMEHNPEEAIKNNIFGTKNLVECAERYEVERVVLISTDKAVNPTNIMGATKRACELIIKDMNKRSKKTKYMAVRFGNVLGSNGSVVPIFKKLIEEGKNITLTHPDITRYFMTISEAAQLVIEAGSMGNGGEIFILDMGKPIKIYDLAKTMLKLSNSEVGIDIVGLRPGEKLYEELLYDTSIATKTENKKIFITPIVDGHVDVNEYYEKLEKALENPKGEEIKKIMKNLVISYKEVEYN